In the genome of Rissa tridactyla isolate bRisTri1 chromosome Z, bRisTri1.patW.cur.20221130, whole genome shotgun sequence, the window GCACTAGTTTTCATAAAAGTATCTTCCCCACTCTAATCTGAAGTATTGCTCCTTGTTTTCATAGTTACAAGACccaccacattttttttccctctttttttttttttaaagctttcatctAGGCAAGCGGGATGGAAGTGCTTAGCATAACTCTGATTCTTTCTCCTAGAATTAAATTTCAGTTAAGAATCAGCCTTGTAAAAGGCAGAGactaatgtttttaaaaatagcacgCATTAGAAGGGATTGCAGTAGCCCCTTTGTGGGTTTGGAGGTATGTAGGTTGAGTCTTCTTCAGACTGCATTGATCAGCAGGGGGTAAAAAGTAAAATACATCAGAATAGCCTAAAAGCAGATATATGCTGAACTGGACCTTGATTTTGACACTATAGTCACAAACGCTTGTTGCCCATACTGTAGGTGGGGGGGCTTTCTGCTTAACTTTCCATTGCAGGTGACGGAGTGTGACTCTCAGTTCTCATGCCTTTCAGGAGCTGAGTGCAGTGGAATAAGTACTATCAAATGTGGAGGGTTTCTTTGCTGCTTCAAAACAGATACAAAACTTTCCAAAGTGCAAAGTGGTAGAGATTTGGACTTCAGCTTCCCATGTGTAAATGAATCTGCTCAGGACAATGTTGAGTTGCTGCTTTTTAAGTGTTGGCTTTTTAAGTTAAGTGTTCCTTCAGGTGCTTCACAGTGTATTTTGTTAACCTGAGCCATACTTAATATGACTTCATATGATTTTAACACCATCAGTTTTGTGGAAATATCGTTTAACCTGAAGTAAATCATTACCAAAAAGAAATTGAATAACTTTGTAATGATGTAATACTTAGTGTAGCTGACACCGCCACTATTCTAATGTGGCACCAATAATGATACCAAATGGGAGAGAAATACTGCATTGAACagtttttaaagcctttttacaTCTGCTTTACTCTTTCCTCTTCAGTGTGGAAACTGCTTCTGCTGTTGTTCTGCAGCTTTTGGCGATTAGCAGGAAAGTGGAGCTGCTAGTTATTTCTACCTAGCTTGTAATTGCTCAGGGTTTTCAGGAGTTTCAGATATTCTGCAACTCAAATTGTTCAACTTAAATGGCTTTAAATTAATCTTGCTTAAAATAATGCCTTGTAAGGTCTGTCCTTAATAGAGCACAGCAAGCTTTAGGTAGCAAGCAGTATTTCTGATCAATGTTTGAGTAAGTCAAGACACTAAAATAGATTCCTGTGTGCTGATTTTATCCAGTGTCTGAAGACCTAATTAAAAGAGAATACTTTTCTGGGTTTGGTTGTATTCACTATATGAAAGTATTAAAATTTGTGAAACAAATTGggattttaaaatgtagaaagTCATAAGTGGGTAGAAGCCTTATTTTTGAGATATTGGAGGACTTTACATCCataataagcaaaaaaataagtTGGTTTAGTTCTCTTACTGTATGCTTGTAATAAATATCTAAAGATGTATTGCACTTAAAACTGTATAATGGTTTTCATATCCAGCCCAATGAGAGTACTTCAGTGTAGCATAGAAAAAATGAATAACTTTTTGATTCTCAACTCCATACAACTACATTCTGATTATAAATAAGTCTTGTTATTTagttcaaacaaaaaaaccaccaacctctAGTGACACATGTAAAAGCTTGTTAAAATAATTGTCAGGTCTTCTAATCAGCAATATTTCTAGTATAAATTTTCTGTATAGGAAATTTTGGTGGGCTTTGAGTAAACAACTCACAAGTATAGATGCAAATAAAGATAACTGCTGAGTGATTCTGATGGCTATTATTTTAGTCCTAACTGAAGCACATCTATGTTGGTGATCCCTACAAAGACTTTGCTGTAAAGGTTTGAGATTGGCTTTCGTTTAGTTGTTGTTTTCTAATTCTTGTGAATAGAGATTCTTTTTACATTATACTGTTTACCTtgattagttaaaaaaaaaaaaaagcgctgatGCCTAAGGAATGAAGTTCTAGCTTGGTATTGATATATCAGGGCTAAATGTGTTATCTAGTTTTATCGATCTGCATGAAATGCCTTGCATCTTTCTGTCATTATTATAAAGTAAACTACATGCAACCAAAACAACAGAGTATTTCCTGTCATAAattgcagtttcttttccttttgataatAGTAAATGTAGCTTTTAAATTTACCTTTATAGGCAATACCATGGAACTCCTTAAAACTTCCTAGTGAGTTGCCTTTTATAGGGGTAAAGCTCAGAATACCAGTTTCCAAATACGTTTTATTAGGtcagtgaaaataaaacttcagaagcAGTGCTGCTAAAGGGAATTTCATCTCAAATCTTAGTAAACCTTGAAATTCTGTGTTTACTTTCTAGCTATAAGAACAGTACGAAGTCTGCTTCTAGAAATCAGTCTTTGGACTAAATGCCCTATTTGACTTAGTCAATCTACCTATTCCTGTAAAGGTGCATAAATGTAACTATAAATAATATAGCTCTTATGCTTAGTAGAGAATGGTCACTTTAGTAATTTAGGTCTGCTTTTTAACTGCAGGTTCAGAAATCCAGAAGAGACTTTGTGGCTTCAAAACAATTGAAGTGGAAGTTACTCTGTGAATGCTTCAGTTCCTCTAAACTGTTTTGTAAAGTTGTCAAAACAGAGAATAAGTGAGCTCTGCTGCAATAGAGAAATAAGTAAcataagacattaaaaaaacctttcCAACTTGTGAGGAATTACAAACTCCCATGTATGGTTTTGAAGAATGAGGAAAGCTAATGCTTTTTCTATAGTAGTCAACTGTTCTTGATACAGAAGCATTGTGCTTCATAattcttaaatgtattttaagtcATTCTTGTGAATGAGACACATGGTTTTGTGCTGAGTTGTTCTGAaccttatgcaaagcatttgtaTCAGTGCCTTTGAAAGCTAGGTAAGTTTGGTAACCATAATCAAATTCATGGGGTTCTTTTTAAAAACCTGAGCTACAGTGTTATGTTCTCTATTTGAACTGAACCTCCCAGAGAAGTACCTGTGAAGCTTGTTTCCACATATGACACAAACACCTTAAGCTGTTGCATTTCTTAAATTTGTAACTAAAGAGGCCTTAAACTGCATCAGTTGTCTTAAGTAGGCATTTGGATTTTGTCATAGCAGTAAGTAAAATGGAAACAATATGCCCATTCTTTTTCTAGAGTGAGAAGATACTAACTCTTTCTGGAAAGTAAATGTGCATGCCTGAGAAATTGTCATAGATCAAATACAAATCTGAATTTGTCAGTGATCTAAAGTGCAAAGtaatagtttaaattaaaaaaaaataattctttctctgTTGCAGGAATTCTGTGCAGCATGTTTTCTGGGTGGAACTGGGTGGCCTATGGCTTATATCTACTGTTGAATTTTTGTTCTCTTGAAGGTAAGACTTTCTGTGTCTCAAACACAAGACATTTGTAGAACTTCTTTAATCGGATGCTTGAAGCACATAGTTGCTTTTTGTCTATATACTTGTGGGGTGGGGGCAGAAAGTAAGGTGTGTTATGATAGAGTCCTAGTCTATGGTCTTAATACTATGGTAAAATAACTAGTCAAATACTCACTTCTTCTATTCATTGCTCATCTGTGTACAGAGATAGTGAAGAGTGGCTTTGGTCAGTGGAAAGTTGCTTTGGTTCCACTGACATCACTGGATCTGGTCACTGTAGCGAACTGAAGTTTAATTTCACATATGCCAAACAGTACCTAAATGAAAGCATGTCTTGGTCAGACTAAATGCTATTAAAGCAATAAGCTACCAGTGAACTGGTGTAGTAGGCTCTGTGATCAAGTTCGAGCTGTGGGACACTGCTGTTGTGTAGCAAATGATCATCCTCAAGATGTTTAGTATGGCTGTTGATTCAAGGCAGTATTTCAGTCATCTGTTTCATCTTTAAAACTTGACACTTTTCTCTTTATGTGTCTCTGTAGCAGTAGTCAATTTCATTGTTGTGTGGAAGTTCCTTTGTAAAAAAGAGTACTACCAAATATGCAGAGTTCGCTATAATTCCCAAATATGCTTATTGTGTACACACTGAAGCTTTTGAAATGGGCAACTCAAGTATTTAACTGTTTGCATGCAATTCTTGTAAAAGTAGTCCACCACAACAAAGGTGCGCACTTacccatttttttgttgttaactttctccacagaaaatacctttttaattGCAAGAGCAACCTCAAGTATATTACCTTCCTCCTTCAAAACATACTAAACATTCAGTCCTTGACTCTCCTGTCTCTCTAAAGGCCCCTCTTTATTAATAGAGCTTTTCTTGCATGGTAAAACACTTCTGCAAAGCCTGGGGAACACTAGTCTGATGTAGCCCCTTAAGTCTGATTCGTGGTCCACTAATGCATTTCAGTTTTATAACTGTCAAGTAACTTATTCATTTCTTGCTTAGACACCTGTAGTATTTTTAACATTACACTAGTGGTGTATCAGAAATATTGATTATGGAATGCTCTGTAGTTTTTAATAAAGATGCAATTCTTTTTAGTTTCAGGTGGACTTGTACAGTCATGTGGTCACATCATCCCAGAGTCTCCTGTGTTGGCCCTTGGTTCCAATTTCACTGCATTATGCATTTTGAATGAGAGTTGTCTTGACTTTGGCAATATCTATGCTAATCAGATTatctggaaaattaaaaacagagtgGTACCTAAAGAGCAGTATCGTGAAATAAACAGAACAGTTTCCAGCGTCACATTTAATGACACTTCTTCATTAGCTACTCCTCTGACGTGCAACATTTTAGCAGATGGACAGATTGAGCAGAACATTTATGGAATTGCAGTTACAGTAGGCTgtaagtacctttttttttttttcttgctttttattccGGTCTTAAGAAAATTACTTCTGAGAAACAGGGAAGAGAATGCAAACAGTAGAAAGTGTGCACATTTTGAGACGCTTATTTCCATTCCCTCTGTTCCTGGATAACTATATAAAAACACTGTCAAATTGCATGCCATCAAAGCTGGTAAATATACACACAataaagttttctgaaaaaacagaaaatactctgGAGTATTTCAGTgttgaaacaggaagaaaacagaacaacagaaaacaacagaaaaatgttgAAGCAGGAAGATTTAAATTACGGAAAGAAGATGTGAATTTAACTGAAATAGGTCTTGGAAAACTAacttttccttcttgcttctgTTTCAGGGTTCAAGGAAATGCAATAAACTCTTATGTCCTGCTTTCGTAATAACACTATGAAATTAGTGTTTTCTTCATTAGTGGACTGAGAAATATTTAGTCTATCTGTATCACTAACTGCCTTAAGAATGGAACATACTATTTGAATTACTTTACCTCTCTatataagaaaatacttttaactAATTATAAACTTCCCTTATTCAAGCATGATAGCACTTGCATAGTTCTGAGCAAGTGCTCTTTGAGACGAGACTGAGGTCTTGAGAAAGTAACACGAATAACTTAATATACTAGTACTAATTAGCTGGCAGACCTTTTATAAATTCAGGTGCCCTTGATAGCGGAGTGTGAATGGCTGGTGAGTTATGTTGCCTCCTAGTGTTGGCAAAAGGTACTGCAGTTGTTGCATAGTCTGTATAAAAGGCTGGCTTGCATTCGCAATTTAAACGTGGTTCTTGTATGAGTTACAAAATACTTTCACAGAAGAACAATGTTTTCTATTTCAACTTCTGATGAGTAAATTTCTTACCAAAAAAGACGAGACAGGCAAAATCTATGGAAAGGTGAGGACAGACACAATATCCTAAGTTGGTAGACTGAATGACAGTACAGTTAAGATGCTACGCTTGTGATTGACATATGAATCTTGAGATGTGTTTGTATTTCAAGCTACAGTATTGACAGTACTGTTTCATACtgtcaattaaagaaaaattctgtaaACAATGAGAATAATAGGCTTGAGAAGAATACAACTATTCAGGAACAAAACTATAAGGTTCATAAGGGAGTTCGGTTGGAAACAGCATTCTGCTTGAAAGGAAATAAGATTTGTCAAGGACATTATAGTCTTGTAAATAGTGATATTCTAAAAGCTAGAAACAAACTCTTTGTGTGCTATGATTTGAAtttaagaagtaaaaaaatagtTCTACTGCGCTCTGAAAAAGTTTCTTACACGCTTCTAAAGTGCATTGATGAAGATCGCTTATCTATCTTGTAGGTGTTTGCAGCTAAAGCATCCTTCTTCCATAGCTCAGTTGGGGGAGAACAGGCATATCACAAATGCCTTAGAGATCAGGTTATTGGCAAAATCAGCGTATGCCAATCCAGCTGTAGTGTTCCTTAGCATTTCTTCATTGTGAATTAAAAtagatttagatgagagatgGTTGATACCAGATGTTCTGCCTCAAAGAATGAGAAATCTTCCATGTGTTCCCTACTGTCAGATGCTTGTTCTTACACAGCCTACTGTTTGTCAGAGCGGCTGGTTAAGCTTCTTGTCTTCCATTGCTGGGAGGTGTCTAGCACTTTTTACACCCTCCGTTAGTAATAAATCTGACTAAATATTTCTAATGTTCACTGAAATTGCTGTAATGGGACATTTAGCATGATTCTTACTGGGTTGAAATGTGTATTTAGATTAATTATTGCTAACTTTTTCTGTACAGTGCCCCCAGAGAAGCCCAAGAACTTAAGTTGCATTGTGCATCAGGTGTTAAAACTTACATATCCTATGACTTGTACCTGGAACCCTGGAAGGCATACTTTCCTGGACACTCACTTTAGGTTGAAATACAGATGGTAAGTAGCACTCTATAGAATATCTAAAAAATTTTGAAGAATATTTGTAGGCTAAACCAAACTTCCTTGAAATTCCTTGATACTTCTCAGTTCCTAAATTAAATCCAATTTTCTGAAGCATTGCTGTCTattttggggggaagggaaaagttaAAGAAGTTCACATTTAAAGTAATTGAAATTTTGCTGCTTCCTGTGTTTTGGAGTAACAGCTATCTCTTATTTTTCCATTCTTCAAATACATGATTATTGTGGCTTGAGTACAATGCACCTAATCATTAGCTGGCTAGACCCAAATTATATAGTTTACATTTTTCCATGACAGTTCTATCCAATTCTAAACAAGTAGAAGATGTCCTGgttcattgcaggagggttgcaCTAAatgaccttccaacccaaaccattttatgattctaagtaGAGAAACAAACATAGTGGGTTTTGTAGAGGTGTTATCTGTATTTCCCAAGAACTCGGAAGGATGTTTGTCCACAATTAATCCAAACATGAAAGTTGCAGCAAAAGTATTTCCCCCATGAAAGCAAATtaacttcagtatttttcagacTCTTCAAATGGCCTCTTATAGTTTAAATGGAGTGGGCAGAATtgttgctctgctctggagaCAGGAGTGACTGCCTACAGCTTTCTATCTACCCCATTCTTAAGGTGTTCTGGTAATGAGTGTAGTAGAAAGTATGGATAGGTAGAAAAATGTAATGCTTTGCAAATCTCTTGATGCCCCTAGAAATATCTGCTGTTAGTGTAGCAGAAGATGGTGAACAGAAAAGATGATGTGTTGCAGCTGTAGCGCTGTACTCTTGAGGGGTATGCAGGTAATACTCACTCTGTCTTTTAATGCATGAATATGCCTGTAGTTGCTAGCTATATCGCTTTTCATCAGATGTATCAATActtgatctttattttttaagctaaATCAGTTTTGTATACAACTTTATAGTTACAATACCATGGGTTGTGCTTTTGAAATTATGTGACTTGAAGTCGAGAGATTTTATTCTCGTTTGCATTCTAATGCAGTCATGCATTTGTGGCTGAACAAGGTGTTCTAATCTTTTAATCTTTGCTTTCCACCTCTCTGCTTACAAAGATAGCAGCAGAAGGGAAATATACAAGCTAAGCTGATTGATCACTCTGATCAATTTAAAAAGATTCTCTattcttatttttccctctcttttattTAGGCCACAAGAGAACTTTCCTGACTGTATACCAAAAGATGTAAACAATTCTTGTACGATTCCTGATGTTCAGTTCTTTGTTAACCTGGAGGTCTGGGTAGAAGCAGCAAATGCTCTTGGGAAGGCTGAATCTGATCCTCTTGTTCTTGATCCTATTGAGATTGGTAACTATATGTCTCTTAATAAAGCTTTAGTAGTGCATaactgctgcttctgtgcatATTGCTGAATTGGTTTGTTAATGTGTCTTCACTATAAAAATATTACCAAAATATTGTTGACTAGAACTTCAACAGTGCTGGACAAAGGTAGGGAAGGTGAGAAATTTGATCACACTTCAGATAGCAAGTTCTTGTTGAGTAGTCCGCTTTAAAACTAGTGTGAAATAGCAGCCATTTGAGTGTGTGAAAGGCTTTAATGGTAGTGTTACAGCATAGCGTGTCAGCTGCTAGAGGCATGATAA includes:
- the IL6ST gene encoding interleukin-6 receptor subunit beta isoform X2, producing the protein MFSGWNWVAYGLYLLLNFCSLEVSGGLVQSCGHIIPESPVLALGSNFTALCILNESCLDFGNIYANQIIWKIKNRVVPKEQYREINRTVSSVTFNDTSSLATPLTCNILADGQIEQNIYGIAVTVGLPPEKPKNLSCIVHQVLKLTYPMTCTWNPGRHTFLDTHFRLKYRWPQENFPDCIPKDVNNSCTIPDVQFFVNLEVWVEAANALGKAESDPLVLDPIEIVKPLPPHNLSVNSGILPTVLKISWENRISGSVMKLKFNIRYRTIGDTNWMQVPPEDTASPRTSFSVQGLRPYTEYVFSIRCMKEDGVGYWSDWSEEKTGITTEDNLGL